Proteins from one Candidatus Nitrospira nitrosa genomic window:
- a CDS encoding endonuclease III domain-containing protein produces MRQEQIHAAIRILKREIRRWEEPVVGVVAKESDRDPFLILLSTLLSLRTKDKTTREAGDRLFALARTPATILQIPLKKIEQAIYPVGFYRTKAKSIHEICHRLINDYGGAVPDSIDELVSLPGVGRKTANLVVTIGFRKPGICVDIHVHRISNRWGYIKTKTPEESETVLRRKLPKQYWIIYNDLLVPYGQNLCLPVSPLCSTCKLTDLCDRVGVTKSR; encoded by the coding sequence ATGCGTCAGGAGCAGATCCATGCCGCCATCCGCATCCTCAAGCGGGAAATTCGCCGATGGGAAGAGCCAGTCGTCGGCGTAGTCGCCAAGGAATCAGACCGGGATCCTTTCCTGATTCTTCTTTCCACTCTCCTCAGTTTACGAACCAAAGACAAAACAACCAGAGAAGCCGGTGATCGGCTCTTTGCTTTGGCTCGCACGCCAGCCACGATACTCCAGATACCGCTGAAGAAAATCGAACAGGCGATCTATCCGGTGGGGTTCTATCGGACCAAGGCGAAATCAATCCACGAGATCTGCCACCGGTTGATCAACGACTATGGTGGAGCCGTTCCAGACTCGATCGACGAACTGGTCAGCTTACCAGGAGTCGGGCGGAAGACTGCGAATCTCGTGGTCACGATTGGATTTAGAAAACCTGGAATCTGTGTCGATATTCACGTGCACCGCATCAGCAATCGCTGGGGCTACATCAAGACTAAGACGCCGGAAGAATCGGAAACTGTGCTCCGCCGTAAACTGCCGAAACAATACTGGATCATCTACAACGACCTTCTCGTCCCCTATGGACAGAACCTCTGTCTTCCTGTGTCGCCCCTATGCAGCACGTGCAAGCTGACGGACCTATGCGATCGCGTAGGAGTCACAAAATCGCGTTAA
- a CDS encoding PGPGW domain-containing protein has translation MDGLIATVEQYISTETLVTLTALSIVFFVGSLIAIPFILVRLPTEFFDTRVPRRWMENHHPVLRLLGHLAKNVVGAIFLFAGFLMLFLPGQGILTMLIGITMLDFPGKRKLEAKMIGQPAVLGTINNMRQKFGKPPLTIAPDP, from the coding sequence ATGGATGGACTCATTGCAACGGTTGAGCAGTATATCTCCACCGAAACACTCGTCACCCTGACGGCCCTCTCGATCGTCTTTTTTGTCGGATCGTTGATCGCCATCCCGTTCATCCTGGTCAGGTTGCCGACAGAATTTTTTGACACGCGTGTACCACGACGTTGGATGGAAAATCATCACCCGGTGCTTCGGCTCCTCGGCCATCTCGCGAAGAATGTGGTCGGCGCGATCTTTCTGTTCGCCGGATTCTTGATGCTCTTCCTCCCAGGTCAGGGCATTCTCACGATGTTAATCGGGATCACGATGCTGGACTTTCCCGGCAAGCGCAAACTCGAAGCCAAGATGATCGGGCAGCCCGCTGTTCTGGGCACCATCAACAACATGCGCCAGAAGTTTGGGAAGCCTCCGCTCACGATCGCGCCAGACCCCTGA
- the polA gene encoding DNA polymerase I, whose translation MPETSLQSNKRPTLYLIDGSAYIYRAFFALPALNNSKGLQTNAVYGFMTTLLKIIREHRPDGLIVAFDEKGPTLRHEEFKEYKAQRPPMPDGMKAQIPYIHRAVEALNIPAVKQVGYEADDLIGTLARQAERAGHDVIIVTGDKDMLQLITPHVRIYDPVKDKWSSDAECIAKFGVEPARVVEIMGLMGDSSDNIPGVKGIGEKTAMKLIAQFGTIDELLRRLDEVTPARIKTLLTEQADNARLSRKLATIDTQSPVDFQPESYRIKPPHDEQLAELLRELEFMSLLKSLQPSSKQPEAKAPAPVVIEDESAAQRFAESLPKHTPLAVHCLFAGQPGVHADLNGLALSSGGHTVFVPIDIHAYMRPIMPLLHDPQRTKVAHDLKATLLALHRLGVTLAPPYVDTMVADYLLNPNRRDHGLETIAMERLGERFGSDKGKTAQPQSLFDVDSGSREQATEAASCLIQLEPILANQLTGQGSLPLFTDVEMPLIPVLADIERNGFLLDVEALHTLGKELERELDRMMDTIAGVAGGEFNINSPKQLATVLFEKLGLKPLRKTKTGYSTDEDTLTQLASQHDLPAQILNYRSLSKLKSTYVDALPELVRPETKRLHTSLNQTVAATGRLSSTDPNLQNIPVKGDYGLRIREAFIVPKGHELLCADYSQIEPRILAHLSQDPRLLSVFAKEEDIHMATAMEIFGLPSSQITRDMRRAAKTVVFGIVYGISPFGLSQNLGVPQAEAKKYIETFFERFAAVRALMDRNIAEGREKGYTTTILGRRRPIPELQSGDPTQRGFGERMAVNSPIQGSAADLIKVAMINVHKTLHKELPHVKMILQVHDELIFEVPGHDLEETKRLVKQEMEGVGKQLGLSAPLKVDLGVGKNWRVAHP comes from the coding sequence ATGCCTGAGACATCACTCCAATCCAACAAGCGCCCCACTCTGTATTTGATCGACGGCAGTGCCTATATCTATCGCGCTTTTTTTGCCCTGCCGGCCCTCAATAACTCCAAAGGCCTCCAGACCAACGCCGTCTATGGGTTCATGACCACGCTTCTCAAGATCATCCGTGAACATCGCCCGGATGGCCTGATCGTCGCATTCGATGAGAAGGGGCCGACCCTCCGGCACGAGGAATTCAAAGAGTATAAAGCGCAGCGTCCGCCGATGCCCGACGGCATGAAGGCTCAGATCCCGTACATTCATCGAGCCGTGGAGGCACTGAATATCCCCGCCGTCAAACAAGTCGGCTACGAAGCTGATGATCTCATCGGCACCCTCGCTCGCCAAGCAGAACGGGCCGGCCATGATGTCATTATTGTCACCGGCGATAAGGACATGCTCCAACTCATCACACCGCACGTGCGCATCTACGATCCGGTGAAAGACAAATGGTCCAGCGATGCGGAATGTATCGCCAAGTTCGGTGTTGAACCGGCGCGTGTCGTCGAAATCATGGGATTGATGGGCGACAGCAGCGACAATATCCCTGGGGTGAAAGGCATCGGCGAGAAAACCGCTATGAAACTCATTGCTCAGTTTGGGACCATTGATGAGCTGCTTCGCCGACTCGACGAGGTGACACCCGCACGTATCAAGACCCTCCTGACAGAACAGGCGGACAATGCACGGCTGAGCCGGAAGCTCGCGACCATCGATACCCAGAGCCCGGTAGACTTCCAGCCTGAATCCTACCGGATCAAGCCACCGCACGACGAGCAGCTCGCCGAACTGCTGCGCGAGCTCGAGTTCATGTCGCTGTTGAAGAGTCTTCAGCCGTCCTCCAAACAGCCAGAGGCCAAAGCTCCTGCGCCAGTCGTCATCGAGGATGAGTCAGCCGCACAGCGGTTCGCTGAAAGTTTACCCAAACATACTCCGCTCGCCGTGCATTGCCTCTTCGCCGGACAACCAGGTGTGCATGCCGATCTGAACGGTCTCGCGCTCTCGAGTGGAGGCCACACCGTCTTCGTCCCGATCGATATTCACGCCTATATGCGACCGATCATGCCTCTCCTTCACGATCCACAGAGAACCAAAGTGGCACATGACCTCAAAGCCACCCTATTGGCCTTACATCGCCTGGGCGTGACCCTGGCGCCACCCTATGTCGACACCATGGTCGCCGATTATCTACTCAATCCCAATCGCCGAGACCATGGCCTCGAAACGATCGCGATGGAACGGCTTGGAGAGCGGTTCGGATCGGATAAGGGAAAAACCGCTCAACCTCAGTCGCTCTTTGACGTTGATTCCGGCTCCCGAGAGCAAGCCACAGAAGCCGCTTCGTGCTTGATACAACTCGAACCCATCCTCGCAAACCAATTGACGGGCCAGGGAAGCCTGCCCCTCTTTACCGATGTCGAGATGCCACTCATCCCGGTCCTGGCAGACATCGAACGGAATGGGTTCTTGCTCGATGTCGAAGCGCTACACACCTTGGGTAAAGAACTCGAACGGGAACTCGACCGCATGATGGACACCATCGCTGGAGTAGCCGGAGGCGAGTTCAATATCAATTCCCCGAAACAGCTGGCCACCGTCCTGTTCGAGAAGCTCGGCCTAAAACCCCTGCGGAAAACAAAGACCGGGTACTCCACCGATGAAGACACCTTGACCCAACTGGCATCGCAACATGACTTGCCTGCGCAGATTTTGAACTACCGTAGCCTCAGCAAACTCAAGTCCACCTATGTGGACGCCTTACCAGAACTCGTCAGGCCGGAGACGAAACGGCTCCACACCTCGTTGAACCAGACCGTTGCCGCAACTGGACGGCTGTCGTCGACCGATCCGAATCTGCAAAACATCCCCGTCAAAGGGGACTATGGTCTCCGCATTCGTGAAGCGTTCATTGTTCCGAAGGGTCATGAGCTGCTCTGCGCCGACTACAGCCAGATCGAGCCGCGCATCCTCGCCCATCTGTCACAAGATCCCAGGCTGCTCTCGGTCTTTGCCAAGGAAGAAGACATCCACATGGCCACGGCCATGGAAATCTTCGGGCTCCCCTCAAGCCAGATCACGCGAGATATGCGCCGCGCGGCCAAGACCGTCGTCTTCGGTATCGTCTACGGCATCAGCCCGTTCGGTCTCTCCCAGAATTTAGGAGTACCCCAGGCCGAGGCGAAAAAATACATCGAGACGTTCTTTGAGCGATTCGCTGCGGTGCGGGCTCTCATGGATCGAAACATCGCCGAAGGGCGAGAGAAGGGCTATACCACCACTATCCTTGGCCGCCGCCGGCCGATTCCTGAGCTCCAGAGCGGCGATCCTACACAACGGGGCTTTGGCGAACGCATGGCGGTGAATAGCCCCATCCAAGGTTCCGCGGCGGACTTGATCAAAGTGGCCATGATCAACGTCCACAAGACCCTGCACAAGGAACTGCCCCACGTGAAGATGATTCTTCAAGTCCACGACGAACTCATCTTCGAAGTGCCGGGCCACGATCTGGAGGAAACAAAACGGCTGGTGAAGCAGGAGATGGAAGGAGTAGGTAAACAGCTCGGCCTTTCAGCCCCGCTCAAAGTCGATCTCGGCGTCGGTAAAAACTGGCGCGTGGCGCATCCGTA